From Medicago truncatula cultivar Jemalong A17 chromosome 7, MtrunA17r5.0-ANR, whole genome shotgun sequence, a single genomic window includes:
- the LOC11443055 gene encoding uncharacterized protein yields MPPKPPDVVHTSSLNLPFSFTTKGQIGDALAPMIARGMMLGTNQHVILHMLDIEPTLEALKGVKMELIDVDVAAAGYVDKSANIEMDKLSIAPYGFEKSTWDPSTDYFLPENFNAKNNNGKSVCKVALLQRLGLSEHSSTILVGCNFSEGADIDEKKNEGYYSEC; encoded by the coding sequence ATGCCACCGAAACCACCTGATGTCGTCCACACATCGTCACTCAATCTGCCTTTCTCATTTACTACCAAAGGACAAATTGGTGATGCACTTGCTCCAATGATTGCAAGAGGGATGATGTTGGGCACAAATCAACATGTAATATTGCATATGCTTGATATTGAACCAACATTAGAGGCACTTAAAGGGGTGAAGATGGAGCtaattgatgttgatgttgcgGCAGCTGGATATGTCGACAAGTCTGCTAATATTGAGATGGACAAGTTATCTATTGCTCCTTATGGATTTGAGAAATCAACATGGGATCCTTCAACAGACTATTTTCTTCCAGAAAATTTTAATGCTAAAAATAACAATGGAAAATCTGTTTGCAAAGTTGCGTTACTGCAGCGGCTCGGGTTATCTGAACATTCTTCTACTATTCTTGTTGGATGCAATTTTTCAGAAGGAGCTGatattgatgaaaaaaaaaatgaaggatattATTCTGAATGCTAA
- the LOC112416593 gene encoding putative uncharacterized protein DDB_G0274535 produces the protein MGDQPITRAEFGSLNAAAKALLDQLTALTAKIDNINNNNRNYNNKNNQNMRCEPIRVHEGNNRIINDSSFSKMKEVAVVTKINENNKNSDDTSQFTQVRSVCASPAFSLSEPCFSDGLTYKSDFYSSTTSLSSIYGITDNSAPSSPYINSDIRSNIKTSRFEKEYKKELSSNRSNIPPEVSLSEECEEEVHDIVEVSQPSSVSTAILIESILLGIENSQGDSQQSRIPAKHVEDNEIVEDSEESFSCKQQTPRSNFRFTRQEIANTLPIGTTFYSKQQLGEVKFQLLSPNHFNVFAQSVLLSFDCLKCFDPGGSMPLSLLNLLRS, from the coding sequence ATGGGAGATCAACCGATTACGAGGGCAGAGTTTGGCAGTTTAAATGCGGCCGCCAAAGCTCTTTTAGATCAGTTGACGGCGTTGACAGCTAAGAttgacaacatcaacaacaacaaccgcaactacaacaacaaaaacaatcagAACATGAGATGTGAACCAATTAGGGTTCATGAGGGAAATAATCGAATTATCAATGATTCGAGTTTTTCAAAGATGAAAGAAGTTGCTGTTGTAACTAAAATCAACGAGAATAATAAAAACTCAGATGACACCTCTCAATTTACTCAGGTTCGTAGCGTATGTGCAAGTCCTGCTTTTTCACTTTCAGAACCGTGTTTTTCTGATGGCTTGACATATAAATCTGACTTTTATTCATCGACAACATCCCTCTCTAGCATTTATGGCATAACAGACAATTCAGCCCCAAGTTCTCCATATATTAATTCTGATATTCGTAGCAATATCAAAACATCTCGTTTTGAAAAAGAGTACAAGAAGGAATTGTCATCAAATAGGTCTAACATACCACCTGAAGTCTCACTATCGGAGGAATGTGAAGAGGAAGTTCACGACATTGTCGAAGTTTCTCAACCATCTTCTGTTTCAACGGCAATTCTCATTGAATCAATACTGCTCGGCATTGAAAATTCACAGGGTGATTCCCAACAATCTCGGATCCCAGCAAAACATGTAGAAGATAATGAAATTGTTGAAGATTCTGAGGAATCTTTCAGTTGTAAACAACAAACGCCGAGGTCAAACTTCAGATTCACCCGTCAAGAGATTGCCAACACTCTTCCAATAGGAACGACTTTCTATTCAAAACAACAATTGGGTGAGGtaaaatttcaattactttCACCTAACCACTTCAATGTGTTTGCACAATCAGTTCTGTTAAGCTTCGACTGTCTCAAATGTTTCGATCCCGGTGGATCGATGCCGCTGTCGTTGCTGAACTTACTGCGGTCATGA
- the LOC11427566 gene encoding F-box/kelch-repeat protein At3g23880: MKNEPPKSRRRSRHSNPSHSAILPDDLIFEILSWLTVKPLMKLKCKGDYSFIPFSVGDLLENPSFTPPEDPYYLLIDKDCRHVVGSCNGLVCLLGYSPAEMWFRFWNPATRKISDKLGFFRDDTYGLKYWTFTMGYDNSSDVYKVVALQYCSHLTTRVRVLTFGNNIWRNIQCFPARVLHFSYDNREFGGVHLNCTVNWLAVITDDGNHGKYVIISLDLATETHTQLRPPPSTPNRSVQDVQPGVCFLMDSRKPILLYGK, translated from the exons ATGAAAAACGAACCACCAAAGTCGCGGCGTCGTAGCCGTCACTCCAATCCCTCTCATTCAGCAATCCTCCCCGACGACCTTATCTTTGAAATCCTATCCTGGCTTACGGTGAAACCATTGATGAAGTTGAAGTGT AAAGGTGATTACAGTTTCATACCTTTTTCTGTTGGTGATTTACTTGAAAACCCTTCGTTCACCCCTCCTGAGGATCCTTACTATCTACTGATCGACAAGGACTGTCGTCATGTTGTTGGTTCCTGCAATGGATTGGTCTGCTTGCTCGGTTATTCTCCCGCTGAGATGTGGTTCCGTTTCTGGAATCCCGCCACCAGAAAAATATCTgataaattagggttttttcgTGATGATACGTATGGATTGAAATATTGGACGTTTACAATGGGTTATGATAATTCAAGTGACGTGTATAAGGTTGTGGCCTTACAATATTGTAGTCACTTGACAACGAGGGTGCGAGTTCTTACTTTCGGAAATAATATTTGGCGAAATATTCAATGTTTTCCTGCAAGGGTTCTTCACTTCTCTTATGATAACAGGGAGTTCGGTGGTGTACATTTAAATTGCACTGTTAATTGGTTGGCTGTTATTACTGACGACGGTAATCATGGAAAATATGTGATTATTTCGCTTGATCTAGCTACAGAGACACACACACAATTGCGGCCTCCTCCAAGTACTCCGAATAGGTCTGTACAAGATGTACAGCCTGGTGTTTGTTTCTTGATGGATTCCCGAAAACCAATTTTGTTATATGGAAAATGA
- the LOC11438959 gene encoding uncharacterized protein, protein MATQPSAPAAVKCNVKLEHIDEVYDAWYLVLVETLSELSRYFNDYFMRYHEPTRRVKKICCITPYYPLDTVHNDWKLSYDIKYLETDRDVQDMFQWRTNTGDPLYLHVATQLIDW, encoded by the coding sequence aTGGCAACTCAGCCATCCGCCCCAGCAGCAGTGAAGTGCAATGTCAAATTGGAGCATATTGATGAAGTCTACGACGCTTGGTACTTGGTACTAGTGGAGACGCTATCAGAACTATCTCGTTACTTCAACGATTATTTCATGAGGTACCATGAACCAACTCGTAGGGTGAAAAAAATTTGCTGCATAACACCATACTACCCGTTGGATACAGTCCACAACGATTGGAAATTAAGCTACGATATCAAGTATCTTGAAACCGACCGTGATGTTCAAGACATGTTTCAATGGAGGACAAACACAGGGGACCCATTGTATTTACATGTTGCAACTCAATTAATCGACTGGTAG